In one Brienomyrus brachyistius isolate T26 chromosome 12, BBRACH_0.4, whole genome shotgun sequence genomic region, the following are encoded:
- the LOC125704843 gene encoding uncharacterized protein LOC125704843 isoform X5, with protein MQSERAGPPLLRVDSNSSSPDSCNVTLTCMVHNTSISTTCDSHNCSQVEGASPALSISVMKDFILCNHSNQVSWANATVRMSELCPLYIADHMRQTQKSTQNLLITLILIAITTVVFTVTFLLSRWACGRHTEQIYSNTEDTHEPTVATVQSMYDVIRTTSLQKAPQSDTIYASVQKFQHKSQRPPDQPEATESTNTKNNKVTTL; from the exons ATGCAGTCAG AGAGAGCGGGGCCTCCTCTCCTCAGGGTCGACTCCAACTCCTCCAGCCCTGACTCCTGCAATGTGACCCTTACTTGCATGGTCCACAACACGTCCATAAGCACCACCTGTGACAGCCACAACTGTTCTCAGGTAGAGGGCGCTAGCCCTGCCCTCTCTATATCCGTTATGAAGGACTTTATATTATGTAACCACAGCAACCAGGTCAGCTGGGCCAATGCAACTGTGAGGATGTCAGAGCTCTGCCCGTTATACATAG CAGATCACATGAGACAAACGCAGAAGTCCACTCAGAATCTCCTCATCACTCTCATCCTTATTGCTATCACCACTGTGGTTTTCACAGTGACTTTTCTTCTCAGTAGATGGGCTTGCGGACGTCACACAG AACAAATCTATTCCAATACTGAG GACACACATGAGCCTACTGTGGCCACGGTACAGTCAATGTATGATGTCATCAGAACGACTTCACTTCAGAAAGCCCCACAATCGGACACCATCTATGCCTCAGTGCAGAAGTTTCAACATAAATCCCAACGGCCTCCTGATCAACCTGAAGCTACAGAATCTACAAACACAAAGAACAACAAAGTCACCACACTTTAG
- the LOC125704843 gene encoding SLAM family member 5-like isoform X4 → MRLMKYDFEKEELKLQKNYKNRLEFDSKTSSMVLNNLTGRDNGLYIARVTDVNGYEHVSQFLLSVQERAGPPLLRVDSNSSSPDSCNVTLTCMVHNTSISTTCDSHNCSQVEGASPALSISVMKDFILCNHSNQVSWANATVRMSELCPLYIADHMRQTQKSTQNLLITLILIAITTVVFTVTFLLSRWACGRHTEQIYSNTEDTHEPTVATVQSMYDVIRTTSLQKAPQSDTIYASVQKFQHKSQRPPDQPEATESTNTKNNKVTTL, encoded by the exons ATGCGACTAATGAAGTACGACTTTGAAAAGGAAGAGTTAAAATTACAAAAGAATTACAAGAACCGACTGGAGTTTGACTCAAAAACCTCTTCAATGGTCCTGAATAACCTGACTGGGAGGGACAATGGACTCTACATAGCCAGAGTTACAGATGTGAATGGATATGAGCATGTCAGCCAGTTCCTCCTTTCAGTCCAAG AGAGAGCGGGGCCTCCTCTCCTCAGGGTCGACTCCAACTCCTCCAGCCCTGACTCCTGCAATGTGACCCTTACTTGCATGGTCCACAACACGTCCATAAGCACCACCTGTGACAGCCACAACTGTTCTCAGGTAGAGGGCGCTAGCCCTGCCCTCTCTATATCCGTTATGAAGGACTTTATATTATGTAACCACAGCAACCAGGTCAGCTGGGCCAATGCAACTGTGAGGATGTCAGAGCTCTGCCCGTTATACATAG CAGATCACATGAGACAAACGCAGAAGTCCACTCAGAATCTCCTCATCACTCTCATCCTTATTGCTATCACCACTGTGGTTTTCACAGTGACTTTTCTTCTCAGTAGATGGGCTTGCGGACGTCACACAG AACAAATCTATTCCAATACTGAG GACACACATGAGCCTACTGTGGCCACGGTACAGTCAATGTATGATGTCATCAGAACGACTTCACTTCAGAAAGCCCCACAATCGGACACCATCTATGCCTCAGTGCAGAAGTTTCAACATAAATCCCAACGGCCTCCTGATCAACCTGAAGCTACAGAATCTACAAACACAAAGAACAACAAAGTCACCACACTTTAG